In the genome of Brachypodium distachyon strain Bd21 chromosome 3, Brachypodium_distachyon_v3.0, whole genome shotgun sequence, the window TTTCATGTTTCTTCCTTGCAGGTATGGATGCATATCCATCAATTATGGACTTAACTGATAATATAACATCCAGCATGGAGTGTGGAAAGCCAACACTCTTGTCATTTTCTGCCAGAGAAGTTTCAGATGGTACTTTGTTCAAAACTATACAGGATTATGACCCACAGAGCAAGGCCCTTATCCATCAGCTGGAGAAGTAAGTTCTAATTTTATCTTCTGCAGTGCTGCTTCATTGTAATTCACACGCCTGTTTtctccaaaataaaaatacaataTGCAGGCTTTGATATAATTGTGATTTATAGCACCCACTAATTAGTCAACTAAATAGAATCTAGCTTTTAACCAGAAGTAATATACAAGATTTTGTATGTTGATCCTTGTTGATCTCAGGTACTACCAGGGTGACCCAGTTCTCAATCCTCTCACACCCTGGGAGAGACCCCCAATAAAGAATGTATTCTGCATATACGGCATTGATTCTAAGACTGAGGTATAGTTGTGAATCCTTTAAttgtaaataaaaaatgtcacTTACCCTTACTCCAAACCTCATTGTCATTCATGGCTTTTTATCAACCAGGTAGGGTACTATTTTGCACCAAGTGGCAAGCCATATCCAGATAATTGGATAATAACTGATGTGATTTATGAGTTTGAACGGTCCCTTCTGTCAAGGCAGGTACCAAAGATCTTAATTCCAAAAGTTCCAGTTTTCCAAAGTACATGTTGTCTTTCTTTGTGCATGGCTACTTCTGGGGATGGGTTTCCCTAGAAGTGTTTGTTTGACTGaacttgatttgttttttgtagAGTGCCTTAATGGTTTCTTCTATAGATTTACTATTTTTAGTCATGAACTTGCACATTtgatgagatcatgccactttGAGATATTTGTGAGGCATTGAGTATATTATAGTTCGCTTAATTCTGGACACTGAAACTTCAGTATTATACTTCTCATGTTTCAGACTGGTGAACAAAATGACATGTAATGGTTCATTTATAAAGAGACTGGTAGCTTTCAGGCAGGTTTCTAAGTCCTACCAAGTTCCTGGTTTAGTACTTGGTGTCAAcactttttcaaaaaaaaagtatttggTGTCAGTTGTTCACTGTTAATATCTTTTCATGACTTGTCTGTCAGGCTTCAGTTTTTTCCATCAGAAATATTTATCTGGAGGCTCTTTGTAATGTTATTTATCCTTACCAGATCAGGTCATTCTGTTTCCGGAAAGCCTAACAATTCCAGTGGAGATGGAACGGTACATATTTCTACCTAAACTCAAATCTCTGTTGGTTGAACAAATAAATTTGCTCTATGTAAGCGATTGAATAGCTGTTTCATGTCAGGTATCCTACAACTCTCTCTCGATGTGCAAGCATTGGCTTGGGCCAAAAGTGAACATAACAAGGGCTCCACAGGTATTATAATTTCTTCCTACTGGTATTATTCTTGGCACACTAACTAACAGTCTGGCTGTTTGTAAATATCCTTATTTTGTGTTATCAAACTGTtgtctactccctccgatccataaaaagtgtcgcccacttagtacaaaatttgtactaacttagtacaaaactccgatccataaaaagtgtcgcccacttagtacaaaatttgtacttagtacaaaatgggcgacactttttatggatcggagggagtactattttctTGTTGTATATATCACAATGTCAATGTGCCCTTCCTAATAAGCCCTCCATGTTCCTTTTGCAGGCAGAACATGATGGATCTGATTTACAAACAAGCATGAATGTTGAGCACAATCATGGTCAGGATCTATTTCCAAACATGACAAGGGCTCCACATGTGAAGTACATAACGTACTTTGAAGATGCTGAAAGTATCCCGGGATGGAGAACTGCAGTCTGGGAGCTTGACAAAGGTGCAAATCTGAAGTTTCTTtccttggtttattttatagTTTGGTTATAGTAATTTCCCTTGTACCTGCTATATGACTTTGCTACTAAGTATTCCACTAGAAGTTTTATGCCCTTCCATATGTGTTTACAGTTTAGACATGACTATCTACAAGTGACTATGGTGTCATCACATTCTCCATAACATCCATCCAGTCTTCTCCCGTACACGCACGAAAAATCCTGCATTTTCTATGAAACTCTTAAtacagagttttttttttgtgagataACATAAGTTTTTCTTATGTGAACAGCAAATCACAGGAATATAGTTAGGATGCCAGTAGTAATGCGGGAGTTATGGCTTGAAATGTGGCATGATATGCACCCttattcaaaatcaaaatttgtgACGAAAGGTTTGCATCAGTTTCAGCTCTTGCAATAATGAACTTGACTTTCAGATTTTAATATCTCTAACAACAGTTATACAGCTTTCCGAGGTCCATTAAGACACGAAGATTGTCACTGGGACTATTCAAAAGCTCGGTGTGCCTTTCCAGAATTCTGTGAATACAGGTTTTTGACTAAGTTTTTCCTTGTTCTCCAGTTAAGCTATTCTCATTTTCTGTAATAAGTACATTTTCCGGTTACTTTATACTTAGGTACACATTTGGTGACGTGCATCTGGGAATGAGCTGTAGGCTGAAAAATTCATCAACTAAGCTCCTCCGACAGTATCTCTGAAGTACGGCTTTAGTGGCAGCACTATTTGACTTTACCCTATTTGTTGAGAACCACATCTGACATGTTTTAATGGCCTGTTGCAGACTATTCTTTGTTTGACTGATTAACTATGATTATCACTCGCCTGTGAATTATAATGGATGCCCCTCTTTTCTTGGTGATGAAATTCATTGGCGGGGTATAACCAGGACGGTCAGGGCCAGTTCATCCAGAAAACAGGTGAAACTATGCTGTTGGTATTGTGTCTATTTTGATATTGTTCATCTTTGGAGCCGATATATTCTGATTGAAACGCCTCTTTTTCCTATCTAACTTTTGGCTGTATTTATGATATTCCCAGGCCTGTGTGGCGTTATTCTTAGCACCAAACGTCGGCCACGTGAAAGCCACTCGTAGTAGGGTTGTCTTGAACGTGTTGGAAGTTTTGCCATGAGATCACCCAGATTTGTACAGTAGACAATAGTTTGGCTGTTCGGGCAGCCAATTATCACGGTGTAAAACGGTACTCTGTACTAACCCGGCCATCTTAGCCCTGGTTTGTGCTTAGGAAGAAGTAACATCCATTGGCCTGTTTCCTGATGAAGTTTGTGTATGGCCCCTGATGTTGTCTTGATTTGCATAATTGTATCTGCTACCCATCATCAACCCAAGCGATCAAAAGAGATGGTTCTTGTGCTTCCAACTATTCTGCAAAGTCAAACTGTAAGCAAGTTTCTTCTTGCCAAGTAAAAGCAAACCATGTTCAACGTCGGGGAACAGGAGATGTGGTAGAGGATGCCCTGGGTAGCAGTCAGACACTGAAGCTTCCTGACCTGTCAATTTACTACGACCGTGATCATAGAATCTGTGGAACTGAATGACCCAACTTGATTGTGAAAGTCTACTGCCATGGAATCATGCAAGTTCTTGAAAAAGATCTCACTGTTACACTCAGCGTTCAGGACGTAATCTGGTGAGAAAAAACCTAGCGTACAttgagaagtttttttttacctagGTCTAGCAGGATCTAGTCTAGATACCGTTGGATCTGACCTAAAAGTTTTGGAAGCACAGACCAAATTAGTTTGCTGAAAATTTTAATTAGTGTTATCTTgcacaattttattttttagacaaatattAGGTTGGATGAAAAATGGACAATCTTTTTGAACCTTAAAAAATGGGCAATCATGTTATAAAAAATTCTACATCATCTGCATGACTGCATTCATAGTATGCTTATTAGGACATCTAACATTTACGGAAGAAAATAGCAGTATGAAAGGTTCGGTCCGAGCTTTCGGGCGATCATTCACAGCCTAGGCCCTAGCTTGTCGACCGTCAAGACAGACCACGACACAAGAGACAAGACTAGGTCTCAGCTTGTTGTGCCTACGGGCCTTGCATGTCACTTGCGGGCTCACGTCAAGACACCTTACAGGAAGCACAGGTGTAAGCTGTTTCGTGCACAATCTTTTCAGGCTTGTGTACTCTTCTTCGGTGTCCAAATGGTTCGCTCGGCCAGGCTCTCCGGTCCATTTTCTCCCATAAAATCGGATGGTCCCAGACTCCCAGTCGTATGAATTTTCTCTCGTATCAGTGTCACTGGCTGTTTAATTCTTGTGCGGTTGTTCCAGCACTGCACGTGTCGTCGCTGGCGACACTGAGACTAACAAGATCTCTGCATTACTGACACGTCGGCTCGATAAGCCAGTAGTAGAAAAATTAGGTAagtttgtttgtgtttgtttttttcctgACTTGAGTTGTCAGACTTGTAAGAATAATTTCTCACTCCTTAATGCGCAGAGCACCTGcttttttccctaaaaaaggaaaaaaaatagctaAGCCACACGAAAGATCGACTTCACCATCTTACAACCTGTGCTGCTATACACTAGACAGTGCAGAATATACAGAGTAGCACGTACCGCCATCCTTTCGTTCGTTTTTCAAGGACGTGCTAAAACACAAACACgaacaaaagaagagaagagaagagaagaacgCGAGGCAAAGAAGTTGGGGAATCACCAAAGCAACGAGAACGACGGACGATCGCTACTACACTTGATCAACAGACAGTTAATCTAGCCAGCCAAGAAACTGAGCTTGCTTAATTCATTTTATTCATTCATTTATTCGAAAGACAATTCGGGCCAGGCGTCGAATCCCGGCGACCCGATGTCCGCCAGCCCGTCGAACACGCCCGGCGTCGCGCAGTAGTACTGCGACGGCTGCGCTACTGCCGCTCCCTGGACGTCTGggctagtagtagtactactgccgctgccgccgccggcagcgtcCGAGCTATTATACTGCCCCTGCTGCAGCACGGCGGCCTGCAGGAActggccggcggcgtgggccCGGCGCGGCAGCGGGCGGAAGATGGCTGCCGGCGGGAAGCCCGTGAGCTCCTGCACCATGGCGCGGAAGTTGCCCACGTCCGTCGCCACCACCGTCGTCGACGACCGCCGCGCCGAAGCCGAAGACGAAGCCGAGTGCCGCCTCCtgggccgccgccccggccgAGGCGGCGCGTCGGCCGCGGAGAAGACGAtcccctggccgccgccgctagcAGTCTCCCTGTTGCATGGCTCGTAG includes:
- the LOC100841749 gene encoding uncharacterized protein LOC100841749, giving the protein MYSSCVRESHTAGAAAAARGKQYYEPCNRETASGGGQGIVFSAADAPPRPGRRPRRRHSASSSASARRSSTTVVATDVGNFRAMVQELTGFPPAAIFRPLPRRAHAAGQFLQAAVLQQGQYNSSDAAGGGSGSSTTTSPDVQGAAVAQPSQYYCATPGVFDGLADIGSPGFDAWPELSFE